The Erigeron canadensis isolate Cc75 chromosome 4, C_canadensis_v1, whole genome shotgun sequence genome window below encodes:
- the LOC122596407 gene encoding serine/arginine-rich splicing factor RSZ21A-like, producing the protein MSRVYVGNLDPRVTEREIEDEFRVYGVLRNVWVARRPPGYAFVEFDDRRDALDAIRALDGKNGWRVELSHNSKGDGGGRPRGGVGGRGGRGGGDDLKCYECGEPGHFARECRLRVGPRGLGSGRRRSPSPRRRRSPSYGRRSYSPRYSPRGRRSPPRRSISPRRGRSYSRSPLYRRARRDSPYGNGI; encoded by the exons atgtcTCGTGTATATGTCGGGAATTTAGATCCACGAGTTACTGAGCGAGAAATTGAAGATGAATTTCGTGTTTACGGTGTTTTACGCAA TGTGTGGGTTGCGAGAAGGCCGCCAGGTTATGCATTTGTCGAGTTTGATGATCGCAGGGATGCACTAGATGCTATTCGTGCACTGGATG GGAAGAATGGATGGCGTGTGGAGCTCTCTCACAATTCTAAAGGAGATGGAGGTGGCCGTCCGCGCGGAGGTGTTGGTGGTCGTGGTGGacgtggtggtggtgatgatctgAAGTGTTATGAATGTGGTGAACCAGGGCATTTTGCTCGTGAGTGTCGTTTACGTGTTGGTCCACGTGGATTAGGAAGTGGGCGTCGTCGTAGCCCTAGTCCTAGACGGCGAAGGAGTCCAAGTTATGGCCGCCG GAGCTATAGCCCACGTTATAGCCCTCGTGGCAGAAGGTCTCCACCTCGTCGTAGCATATCACCTCGCAGAGGCCGTAGCTACAGCAGGTCACCTCTATATCGCCGTGCTCGACGTGATTCACCATATGGAAACGG AATCTAG